The following proteins are co-located in the Ketogulonicigenium robustum genome:
- a CDS encoding metallophosphoesterase gives MSLKFIVMSDIHLMPPGGLSMGLDTAARLRKAIETVVQRYDDIDFCILAGDLADLGQQGAYEQLQDLLVDMPVPVHMTLGNHDNRETFLQVFGDAMANPQTRKVDRVIDVKGYRIIILDTSEPDLVAGRLSDVQIEWLTARLAEAASQPVIVVMHHHASLLNTHADRIALLAPEAFLQALKTHPDVRQVIAGHVHVTSCAVWQGVPFCTLAGGHYSVGFDVGKPDRPVECFDGPGQFAVVEGTADRTTVLFDDFLNNNQLIHTHVK, from the coding sequence ATGAGCCTCAAATTCATCGTGATGAGCGACATCCACCTGATGCCCCCCGGCGGGCTATCGATGGGCCTTGATACCGCCGCGCGTCTGCGCAAAGCGATCGAGACCGTGGTGCAGCGGTATGACGACATCGATTTTTGCATTTTGGCCGGTGATCTGGCCGATCTGGGGCAGCAAGGCGCCTATGAGCAGCTGCAGGATCTGTTGGTCGATATGCCCGTGCCCGTCCATATGACACTGGGAAACCACGATAACCGCGAGACGTTCCTGCAGGTTTTTGGCGACGCCATGGCCAACCCTCAAACCCGCAAGGTCGATAGAGTCATCGATGTGAAAGGGTATCGGATCATCATTCTTGATACATCCGAGCCTGATCTGGTCGCGGGGCGCCTTTCTGATGTACAGATCGAATGGCTGACCGCGCGGTTGGCCGAGGCCGCATCGCAACCCGTGATCGTCGTCATGCATCACCATGCCAGCCTACTGAACACGCATGCCGACCGTATCGCGCTGCTTGCGCCCGAGGCATTTTTGCAGGCCCTGAAAACCCACCCTGATGTGCGCCAAGTCATCGCCGGGCACGTGCATGTGACCTCGTGCGCCGTGTGGCAGGGGGTTCCCTTTTGCACGCTGGCGGGCGGGCACTACTCGGTCGGTTTCGATGTGGGCAAGCCCGACCGGCCTGTCGAATGTTTCGATGGCCCGGGGCAGTTCGCCGTGGTCGAGGGCACGGCAGATCGCACCACGGTTCTGTTCGACGACTTTTTGAACAACAACCAGCTGATCCATACCCACGTCAAATAA
- a CDS encoding sugar phosphate isomerase/epimerase family protein yields MGHLIATGFNAESTDGEIDSLCAQLHALADIGVDTVELRISSVEFIAGGRFVPQRLDRLLAMLRGFAFRYTVHGLVSSNLMDPAHDMYQLEVAKRLAEFCNMIGARVLVQHSGYLAAHQVADRAGADGREAGNLFTLAEHAAPLGVHIALENIFTTAEGQYRKTPAEVARTVREIAHPHLCATIDFSHAYIESTYRGLDFYQQVAEMAPVAGHLHVHDSFGLHHRLYPEASGREAVALGIGDLHLPMGWGSIDWDRIFTTHRFLPETVLMMEISRRHSAERPQTLRDAQRLMALNASI; encoded by the coding sequence GTGGGTCATCTTATCGCAACCGGCTTCAATGCCGAGAGCACTGACGGCGAAATCGATAGCCTGTGCGCGCAACTGCACGCCTTGGCCGATATCGGCGTCGATACCGTCGAGCTGCGCATTTCCAGTGTCGAATTCATCGCGGGCGGTCGTTTCGTCCCGCAGCGGCTGGATCGCCTGCTGGCTATGCTGCGCGGCTTCGCCTTTCGCTACACCGTGCATGGGTTGGTATCATCCAATCTGATGGATCCGGCGCATGACATGTATCAGCTGGAAGTCGCAAAACGTCTGGCCGAGTTTTGCAACATGATCGGTGCGCGGGTTCTGGTGCAGCATAGCGGCTATCTGGCGGCCCATCAGGTTGCCGATCGCGCGGGCGCAGACGGGCGCGAGGCGGGAAATCTGTTTACTTTGGCCGAACACGCTGCGCCTTTGGGCGTGCACATCGCCCTTGAGAACATCTTTACCACCGCAGAAGGGCAGTACCGGAAAACGCCCGCCGAAGTGGCCCGGACAGTGCGCGAGATTGCCCACCCCCATTTGTGTGCAACCATCGATTTCAGCCACGCTTACATCGAATCGACCTATCGCGGCTTGGATTTCTACCAGCAGGTCGCCGAGATGGCGCCCGTGGCAGGCCATTTGCACGTGCATGACAGTTTCGGGCTGCATCACCGACTGTATCCCGAGGCCAGCGGTCGCGAGGCTGTCGCGCTGGGCATTGGCGATCTGCACCTGCCGATGGGCTGGGGCAGCATCGACTGGGACAGGATTTTCACCACCCACCGCTTTTTGCCCGAAACGGTGCTGATGATGGAAATAAGCCGCCGTCACAGCGCCGAACGCCCGCAAACCCTGCGCGACGCGCAGCGCCTGATGGCGCTGAACGCCAGCATTTAA
- a CDS encoding ABC transporter ATP-binding protein yields the protein MSEIAFRGVHKRYNKTDVIHGVDMDIAAGEFIVILGPSGCGKSTLLRMIAGLEGITGGEIAIGGRVVNTLEPRERGCAMVFQNYALYPHMSVAQNIGYALRVAGVGRSERDAKVRDVAKAVGLDAFLDRKPGELSGGQRQRVAMARAMVREPKVFLFDEPFSNLDAKLRVAMRAEVRNLHRRLGVTSVFVTHDQTEAMTLADRLVIMNGGRVEQIGTPSEVYDHPASLFVADFIGAPAMNLIQGAFDGDGQFRHGTNGVVRLQGVGQSVGSRVGQAPVSLGIRPERILRLDAPCAHSVTASVDYIEDLGGARIIYADLAGTTIAIEDRSKDRLTRGAPLHLELAANAVQLFSHVDGRRIPVQ from the coding sequence ATGAGTGAAATTGCATTTCGCGGCGTTCACAAACGCTATAATAAAACCGATGTCATCCATGGTGTGGATATGGATATCGCGGCGGGCGAGTTCATCGTGATCCTTGGGCCATCGGGGTGCGGTAAATCTACCTTGCTGCGTATGATCGCGGGCCTTGAAGGGATCACCGGCGGCGAGATCGCGATCGGGGGCCGCGTCGTCAATACGCTAGAGCCACGCGAGCGCGGCTGCGCCATGGTGTTCCAGAACTACGCCCTCTATCCGCACATGAGCGTGGCGCAGAACATCGGCTATGCGCTGCGTGTGGCCGGCGTTGGTCGGTCTGAACGCGATGCCAAGGTGCGCGATGTGGCCAAGGCCGTGGGCCTTGATGCATTTTTGGATCGCAAGCCGGGCGAGTTGTCGGGCGGGCAGCGGCAGCGTGTGGCGATGGCGCGCGCCATGGTGCGCGAACCCAAGGTCTTTTTGTTCGACGAGCCGTTCTCCAACCTAGATGCCAAGTTGCGCGTGGCGATGCGCGCCGAAGTGCGCAATCTTCACCGCCGCCTTGGTGTGACATCGGTTTTCGTCACCCATGACCAGACCGAGGCCATGACGCTGGCCGATCGGTTGGTGATTATGAATGGCGGTCGGGTCGAGCAGATCGGCACCCCGTCCGAGGTTTACGATCATCCGGCAAGCCTGTTCGTGGCCGATTTTATCGGTGCGCCGGCGATGAACCTTATTCAGGGGGCCTTTGACGGGGATGGGCAGTTCCGCCACGGCACAAACGGGGTCGTGCGTTTGCAGGGCGTCGGCCAAAGCGTGGGCAGCCGCGTTGGCCAAGCCCCTGTGTCACTGGGGATCCGCCCTGAGCGCATCTTGCGGTTGGACGCGCCTTGCGCCCACAGCGTGACCGCCAGCGTCGATTACATCGAAGATTTGGGCGGCGCGCGGATCATCTATGCCGATCTGGCGGGGACGACGATTGCCATCGAAGACCGCAGCAAAGACCGCCTGACGCGCGGCGCGCCGCTTCACCTCGAATTGGCGGCAAATGCAGTGCAGCTGTTCAGCCATGTCGACGGCCGCCGCATTCCAGTACAATAA
- a CDS encoding ABC transporter permease subunit yields the protein MDRRSTYKNKWLPWLLLAPQLMLVFVFFYWPASQALFWAFTLERPWGGGNEWVGLDNFRAIFADRIYWATVLRSAVYAAVTTAISMGVALMLAVFADRVLKGSKIFQSIFVWPYAIAAPAAGVAFRFIFAPEAGLVGGVNQLWPGLWDPATNGLQALVMVMICHAWLGIGYNFVFFLAALQMIPRSISEAGAMDGARPWRRMIDLQLPLIAPTAFFLLIMNIISSFTDSFGLIDTMTEGGPVGQTQVMVYKLYYDGFKGLDYSGAAAQSIVLMLLVMALTFVQFRWVERRVHYN from the coding sequence ATGGATCGTCGATCAACCTACAAGAACAAGTGGCTGCCGTGGCTGCTGCTGGCCCCCCAGCTAATGCTTGTTTTCGTCTTCTTTTATTGGCCGGCATCACAGGCCCTGTTTTGGGCCTTCACTCTCGAGCGGCCTTGGGGCGGCGGGAACGAGTGGGTGGGCCTCGATAATTTCAGGGCGATTTTTGCCGACCGGATCTATTGGGCGACGGTGCTGCGCAGCGCGGTATACGCCGCGGTGACGACGGCGATCTCGATGGGGGTCGCGTTGATGCTGGCGGTCTTTGCCGATCGGGTCCTGAAGGGGTCGAAGATTTTTCAATCTATTTTTGTGTGGCCCTATGCCATTGCCGCACCAGCGGCGGGCGTGGCGTTCCGCTTTATTTTTGCCCCCGAAGCGGGGCTTGTCGGGGGCGTTAACCAGCTGTGGCCGGGCCTGTGGGACCCTGCAACGAACGGGCTGCAGGCGTTGGTCATGGTGATGATTTGTCACGCTTGGCTGGGGATCGGTTATAACTTCGTCTTCTTCTTGGCCGCACTGCAAATGATCCCCCGCTCGATCAGCGAGGCGGGGGCCATGGACGGCGCGCGGCCGTGGCGGCGGATGATTGATCTACAGTTGCCGCTGATCGCGCCAACTGCATTTTTCTTGCTGATCATGAACATCATTTCCAGCTTCACGGACAGCTTCGGCCTGATCGACACCATGACCGAGGGCGGGCCCGTCGGGCAGACGCAGGTTATGGTCTACAAGCTGTATTACGACGGGTTCAAAGGCCTCGATTATTCGGGCGCTGCGGCGCAGTCGATCGTGCTGATGCTGCTGGTCATGGCGCTGACCTTTGTCCAGTTCCGCTGGGTCGAGCGGCGCGTTCATTATAACTGA
- a CDS encoding carbohydrate ABC transporter permease, giving the protein MRSPPHDPLLRRESRAAQLLVSPAALLFTVFILIPLLAVIAFSLTDYQLGYRGLRFVGLENYAELWSDRTFRRSLQNTALYTAIVAPLSIGLALVLALLIEAEPIGRSFFRTAFFLPVASLIVAMATVWQYLFHPTIGPINAALAMFGIAGPSWLAKSGSVLWSLSIIGVWQSVGFNLVIFLAGLTAIPRDLYAAAEVDGAKSALDRFRLVTWPMLGPTTLFVTTISVINAVKVFETVKTLTEGGPNKASEVLLFTIYQEGFVYLRVGYASAMTVVFLVILVGLMVLQYRTQDKGVHYK; this is encoded by the coding sequence ATGCGTAGCCCGCCTCATGACCCCCTGCTGCGACGGGAAAGCCGTGCCGCCCAGCTGCTGGTCAGCCCCGCCGCATTGCTTTTCACCGTCTTCATCCTGATCCCGCTGTTGGCGGTCATCGCATTCAGCTTGACTGACTACCAGCTGGGCTATCGCGGACTGCGCTTTGTGGGCCTAGAAAACTATGCCGAGCTGTGGTCCGACCGCACATTCCGCCGGTCGCTGCAAAACACCGCCCTCTACACCGCCATCGTCGCGCCGCTCTCGATCGGGTTGGCGCTGGTGCTAGCGCTGCTGATCGAGGCAGAGCCAATAGGACGCAGTTTCTTCCGAACCGCGTTCTTCCTTCCCGTCGCATCGCTGATCGTCGCCATGGCGACGGTGTGGCAATACCTGTTCCACCCCACCATCGGCCCGATCAACGCCGCGCTGGCGATGTTCGGCATCGCAGGGCCCAGCTGGCTGGCAAAGTCGGGGTCTGTGCTGTGGTCGCTGTCGATCATCGGCGTGTGGCAATCGGTCGGGTTCAATCTGGTGATCTTCCTTGCGGGGCTGACAGCTATTCCCCGCGATCTTTACGCGGCGGCCGAAGTCGACGGGGCCAAATCCGCGCTCGACCGGTTCCGGCTGGTCACGTGGCCGATGCTGGGGCCGACGACGCTATTTGTCACAACCATCAGCGTCATCAACGCCGTCAAAGTCTTTGAAACCGTCAAAACCCTGACCGAAGGCGGCCCGAACAAAGCCTCCGAGGTCCTGCTCTTCACGATCTACCAAGAGGGGTTTGTTTATCTGCGCGTCGGTTACGCCTCGGCAATGACGGTGGTGTTTCTGGTGATCCTCGTCGGGCTGATGGTGTTGCAATACCGCACGCAAGACAAAGGGGTGCACTATAAATGA
- a CDS encoding extracellular solute-binding protein yields the protein MSISRLLCATSLIATAIALPASAKTTFEFWYGLSGDLSNRIQEMCQSFNAAQDDYEIKCISQDTYENNLQATIAAFRANMQPTISQISDGGTLDLMLSGAYVPVRQLMEENGYDIDWSDYFPGIAAYYATSQGEMLSMPFNSSTAVIYYNTGALADVGFDGVPETWEQVEDVAQRMKDAGYECPIAFDPTGIWQWFEQAAMVADIPLANRGNGYEGLDAELVFNRNAMVDQVAFYKRLYDNGLMVHKSRTAGETANEAFMQGHCQISSSSIADHGTFSTQSAEGVQWTAAMLPIWEGTTRTNSVVGGASLWTLQGKSPEEYKGAAAFYAFIADPEQARWWSTVTGYIPVTNSAFQALSESGFYDAAPFKGRELAIASLTATAPTENTRGLRLGNFNSIRTQLGEMMQSVLFSDVPVQTALDETAARGNEVLRRFERTYNGVQLP from the coding sequence ATGTCTATTTCCCGCCTTTTGTGCGCGACCTCGTTGATTGCGACGGCGATTGCGCTGCCTGCCTCGGCCAAAACCACATTCGAATTCTGGTATGGTTTGTCGGGTGATCTGTCGAACCGCATCCAAGAGATGTGCCAGTCGTTCAACGCCGCGCAAGATGACTACGAAATCAAGTGCATCAGCCAAGACACCTATGAAAACAACCTGCAGGCCACGATCGCAGCGTTTCGTGCGAACATGCAGCCTACCATTTCGCAGATCTCGGATGGCGGCACGCTGGATCTGATGCTGTCGGGCGCTTATGTCCCCGTGCGTCAGCTGATGGAAGAAAACGGCTACGACATCGATTGGTCGGACTACTTCCCCGGCATTGCTGCCTATTATGCGACATCGCAGGGCGAGATGCTATCGATGCCGTTCAACAGCTCGACCGCGGTTATCTATTACAACACCGGCGCGCTGGCCGATGTGGGGTTCGACGGCGTGCCCGAGACATGGGAACAGGTCGAGGACGTGGCCCAGCGCATGAAGGACGCTGGCTATGAGTGCCCGATCGCGTTTGACCCCACGGGTATTTGGCAGTGGTTCGAACAGGCTGCGATGGTTGCCGATATTCCGCTGGCCAACCGCGGTAATGGTTATGAGGGGCTGGATGCCGAGCTGGTGTTCAACCGAAATGCCATGGTCGACCAAGTCGCATTCTATAAGCGCCTTTATGACAACGGGCTGATGGTGCACAAATCGCGCACCGCCGGTGAGACCGCGAACGAGGCCTTTATGCAAGGGCACTGCCAGATCTCGTCGTCATCGATCGCTGATCATGGTACCTTTAGTACCCAATCTGCAGAAGGGGTCCAGTGGACCGCTGCGATGCTGCCGATCTGGGAAGGCACAACGCGCACCAATTCTGTTGTGGGCGGGGCGTCGCTGTGGACGCTGCAGGGGAAATCGCCCGAGGAATACAAAGGCGCGGCCGCGTTTTATGCCTTTATTGCCGATCCCGAGCAGGCGCGTTGGTGGTCTACTGTGACAGGATATATTCCGGTTACAAATTCGGCCTTCCAAGCCCTGAGCGAAAGCGGTTTCTACGACGCGGCTCCGTTCAAGGGGCGGGAACTTGCGATTGCCAGTCTGACGGCAACTGCACCTACCGAAAACACACGCGGCCTGCGGCTGGGTAACTTCAACAGCATTCGCACCCAACTGGGTGAGATGATGCAGTCGGTCTTGTTCAGCGATGTGCCGGTGCAGACTGCGCTTGATGAAACGGCAGCGCGTGGAAACGAAGTTCTGCGCCGCTTTGAACGCACCTACAACGGCGTTCAGCTGCCCTGA
- a CDS encoding carbohydrate ABC transporter permease: protein MSRRPTRRFSVARAFRLAILIFFAALFLAPYAFMLSTAGKPQSEIFSATLNLFPQTVSYAENFARALSRIDIGRLLVNGVIVCAAIFVVQVLVAIPCAYAMAKLRFGAARVMMVMVLLGLLVPIHATALPIYVGFANVGLLNSYTALVAPFTISVFGIFLFLQFFRALPDDLIHAARMDGMGDLGIIARVVVPNAWPAVTAFAIFSVVAHWNDLYWPLIVTSDQAYATPPLGLLYFRAAESGDDYGALMAATLMITLPLVALFLLAQRKFVEGITMTGLKG, encoded by the coding sequence ATGAGCCGCCGTCCCACACGCCGCTTTTCAGTCGCGCGCGCCTTTCGTCTTGCGATCCTCATCTTTTTCGCGGCGCTATTTCTGGCCCCATACGCCTTCATGCTGTCCACCGCCGGCAAGCCCCAAAGCGAGATTTTCTCGGCCACGCTAAACCTGTTTCCGCAGACGGTGTCCTATGCAGAAAACTTCGCCCGCGCCCTATCACGCATCGACATAGGCCGGCTGCTGGTCAACGGGGTCATCGTCTGCGCGGCGATCTTCGTCGTGCAAGTGCTGGTTGCCATTCCTTGCGCCTATGCCATGGCAAAACTGCGTTTCGGCGCGGCGCGCGTCATGATGGTCATGGTGCTGCTGGGGCTGTTGGTGCCGATCCACGCGACGGCACTGCCGATCTATGTCGGCTTTGCAAATGTCGGGCTGCTGAACAGCTACACCGCGCTGGTCGCCCCCTTTACGATATCGGTCTTCGGTATCTTCCTGTTCCTGCAATTCTTCCGCGCCCTGCCTGACGACCTGATCCACGCGGCGCGGATGGATGGGATGGGCGATCTGGGCATTATCGCCCGTGTCGTCGTCCCCAACGCTTGGCCCGCAGTGACGGCCTTCGCCATTTTCTCGGTCGTGGCCCACTGGAACGACCTGTACTGGCCGCTGATCGTCACTTCGGATCAAGCCTATGCGACCCCGCCCCTTGGCCTGCTGTATTTCCGCGCCGCCGAATCCGGCGACGATTACGGCGCCCTGATGGCGGCAACCTTGATGATCACCCTGCCACTTGTCGCGCTTTTCCTGCTGGCGCAGCGAAAATTCGTCGAGGGCATCACCATGACCGGTCTCAAAGGCTGA
- a CDS encoding ABC transporter substrate-binding protein, which yields MTLKSILTATAMLCLPLAAQADTTLTVHYPMPGFFKDVMDNISAKFMEENPDIHIEFATPSANYEEGIQLIMRQAGTAAMPDITFIGLNRLRMLSERDITVDLGPLIEAEGDMESLGFTDTILNLARVGDKQVGLAFATSNPIMYYNADLFRAAGLDPDQPPATWDDVIAAAARIDALGDGVESIDFRWQGADWMFSALLFGAGGTMLSEDETQVAFDGPAGLASFDLLARMVNEGGMPAFTEQAGAQAFAAGKVGFSFQSTGALRSTINAVGDRFDLRTAAIPRLDAENGRLPTGGNAVVILTQDAEKQAAAWRFAKFAAGPYGASVVVPGTGYVPNNALAATSPDYLGAFYPENPLFQAGLNQMSLMVPWYAFPGDNSVRVTNAIVDASAQVVEGTATPAEALQEAADTVRRLLPH from the coding sequence ATGACACTGAAATCCATTCTAACCGCCACGGCTATGCTATGTTTGCCCCTTGCGGCGCAGGCTGACACGACACTGACGGTCCACTACCCGATGCCCGGTTTCTTCAAGGACGTGATGGACAACATCTCGGCCAAGTTCATGGAGGAAAACCCCGACATCCACATTGAATTCGCAACACCTTCGGCCAATTATGAAGAGGGTATCCAGCTGATCATGCGTCAGGCCGGAACCGCCGCAATGCCCGACATCACCTTTATCGGGTTGAACCGCCTGCGCATGCTGTCGGAACGCGACATCACGGTCGACCTCGGCCCGTTGATCGAAGCCGAAGGCGACATGGAATCCCTCGGCTTTACGGACACCATCCTGAATCTCGCGCGGGTTGGCGACAAGCAGGTCGGGCTGGCTTTCGCGACATCGAACCCCATCATGTATTATAACGCAGACCTGTTTCGCGCCGCTGGCCTCGACCCCGACCAGCCGCCCGCAACGTGGGACGACGTGATCGCCGCCGCCGCCCGTATTGACGCCTTGGGCGACGGGGTCGAAAGCATCGATTTCCGCTGGCAAGGCGCCGACTGGATGTTTTCGGCGCTGCTGTTCGGTGCAGGCGGCACCATGCTGTCGGAAGACGAAACGCAAGTCGCGTTCGACGGCCCCGCAGGCCTTGCATCCTTCGATTTGCTGGCCCGGATGGTCAACGAAGGGGGTATGCCCGCATTTACTGAACAGGCCGGCGCGCAGGCCTTTGCAGCAGGCAAGGTCGGGTTCTCGTTCCAATCGACAGGGGCCCTGCGTTCGACCATCAACGCCGTTGGCGACCGGTTCGATCTGCGCACAGCCGCCATCCCGCGCCTTGATGCCGAAAACGGCCGCCTGCCGACAGGCGGCAATGCTGTGGTCATCCTGACGCAAGACGCCGAAAAGCAGGCCGCCGCGTGGCGCTTTGCCAAGTTCGCCGCCGGCCCCTATGGCGCGTCTGTGGTTGTCCCCGGCACCGGCTATGTCCCCAACAACGCACTGGCCGCCACCTCGCCCGACTATCTTGGCGCGTTCTACCCTGAAAACCCGCTGTTTCAGGCAGGCCTGAACCAAATGTCGCTGATGGTGCCGTGGTATGCATTCCCGGGCGACAATTCGGTCCGCGTCACGAATGCCATCGTAGATGCGTCGGCCCAAGTCGTTGAAGGGACCGCAACCCCGGCCGAGGCGCTGCAAGAAGCCGCCGACACCGTGCGCCGGCTGCTACCGCACTAA
- a CDS encoding ABC transporter ATP-binding protein — MSSATMANTGHLVIAGLRKGFADTQVLGGIDLQVDAGEFIALVGPSGCGKSTLLRIIAGLESADSGTLTLDGQDLTGLGTADRNIAMVFQSYALYPHLTAGQNMAVPLMMRRLSALARLPFVGAMVRGRAAVLSAIRAEVNQMAETLKIAHLLARKPGQMSGGQRQRVALGRAMVRRPALFLMDEPLSNLDANLRVHARGEIVEMHRRSGVPTLYVTHDQAEALSMADRVAVMIGGAVLQIAPPREIYDNPTHIEVARFIGQPQINLIPASVTGGTIQVGAHIFGRVSAPDGPISLGIRPEHLRPAQNGLPAIVARVEFLGAEVVLHCRTLSGAVALQAQMPPADAANWAAGDAITLAAPAHHILAFAANGHRVTAPVHHHA, encoded by the coding sequence ATGAGCAGCGCTACAATGGCCAACACGGGTCACCTTGTCATTGCCGGCCTACGCAAAGGTTTTGCCGACACCCAAGTTTTGGGCGGTATCGATCTGCAGGTTGATGCGGGCGAATTCATCGCACTCGTGGGCCCGTCGGGCTGCGGAAAGTCGACATTACTGCGCATCATCGCGGGGCTTGAAAGTGCCGACAGCGGTACGCTCACCCTCGATGGGCAGGACTTGACGGGGCTTGGAACGGCCGATCGCAACATTGCAATGGTGTTCCAGTCCTACGCCCTCTACCCCCACCTGACCGCTGGGCAGAACATGGCCGTCCCACTGATGATGCGGCGGCTTAGCGCGCTGGCGCGCCTTCCATTTGTCGGTGCGATGGTGCGCGGGCGCGCTGCCGTCTTGTCAGCCATCCGCGCCGAAGTGAATCAGATGGCCGAAACGCTGAAAATCGCACATCTTTTAGCGCGCAAACCCGGCCAGATGTCTGGCGGCCAACGCCAGCGTGTGGCGCTGGGACGCGCGATGGTGCGACGCCCTGCCCTGTTCCTGATGGACGAGCCCCTCTCGAACCTCGATGCGAACCTGCGCGTTCATGCGCGCGGCGAAATCGTCGAGATGCACCGGCGCTCAGGGGTTCCCACGCTGTACGTCACCCACGATCAGGCAGAGGCCCTGTCGATGGCCGACCGTGTCGCGGTCATGATCGGCGGCGCAGTGCTGCAGATCGCGCCGCCGCGCGAAATTTACGACAACCCGACGCATATCGAAGTGGCGCGTTTTATCGGCCAACCGCAGATCAACCTGATCCCTGCCAGCGTCACAGGGGGCACAATACAGGTTGGGGCGCACATCTTTGGCCGCGTCTCGGCACCCGACGGCCCCATCAGCCTTGGCATTCGCCCCGAACATCTGCGCCCCGCACAAAACGGACTGCCCGCCATTGTCGCACGCGTGGAATTTTTGGGGGCCGAGGTCGTCCTGCACTGTCGCACGCTGTCGGGCGCCGTCGCCTTGCAGGCGCAAATGCCCCCCGCCGATGCAGCCAATTGGGCCGCAGGCGACGCCATAACGCTGGCCGCCCCCGCCCACCACATTCTTGCCTTCGCCGCGAACGGCCACCGCGTGACCGCACCGGTGCATCACCATGCGTAG
- a CDS encoding ABC transporter permease subunit, whose translation MIERSPFFDAVTYAAMILGAIVVLVPFWITFVAGSMTVQEVNQVPIGLTPSGHLWDNLQTAWDRGDLGRKMMNSFVVAAWVTAGKIVLAAMSAFAIVFFTFRARMLCFWLIFITLMLPLEVRIVPTYSVAANALQPFQAILDVTGVTGLIAAVSGVRIGLEWNMLNSYTGLILPLVATATGTFLYRQFFMTIPDELVEASKMDGAGPVRFLVEVLLPLSRTNMLALATIMFVASWNQYLWPLLITTDRANYGTAVMQLKALIPAEFGLPDWNVTMAGALIIMLPPLLIVAFMQRWFVRGLITRDK comes from the coding sequence ATGATCGAACGCTCGCCGTTTTTTGATGCCGTCACCTATGCCGCGATGATTTTGGGCGCGATTGTTGTGCTGGTGCCGTTTTGGATCACCTTTGTTGCGGGGTCGATGACCGTGCAAGAGGTGAACCAGGTGCCCATCGGGCTGACCCCATCGGGGCATTTGTGGGACAATTTGCAGACCGCTTGGGATCGTGGTGATCTGGGGCGCAAGATGATGAATTCGTTCGTCGTGGCCGCGTGGGTCACGGCGGGCAAGATCGTGCTGGCAGCGATGTCGGCCTTTGCCATCGTGTTTTTTACCTTCCGTGCGCGCATGCTGTGCTTTTGGTTGATCTTCATCACGCTGATGCTGCCGCTAGAAGTGCGCATCGTGCCGACCTATTCGGTTGCCGCGAATGCGTTGCAGCCCTTTCAGGCCATTTTGGATGTGACGGGCGTGACGGGGCTGATTGCGGCTGTGTCGGGGGTGCGTATCGGCCTCGAATGGAACATGCTTAATTCCTACACGGGGTTGATCTTGCCATTGGTGGCGACGGCGACCGGCACGTTCCTGTACCGCCAGTTCTTTATGACCATCCCGGACGAGCTGGTCGAAGCGTCGAAAATGGACGGCGCGGGCCCTGTGCGCTTTCTGGTCGAGGTGCTGCTGCCGCTGTCGCGCACGAATATGCTGGCGCTGGCGACCATCATGTTTGTGGCAAGCTGGAACCAATATCTTTGGCCCCTGCTGATCACCACCGACCGCGCCAATTATGGCACCGCGGTCATGCAGCTAAAAGCATTGATCCCCGCCGAATTCGGTCTTCCCGACTGGAACGTGACCATGGCCGGCGCGCTGATCATCATGCTTCCCCCCCTTTTAATCGTCGCTTTCATGCAGCGCTGGTTCGTGCGCGGCCTGATCACGCGCGACAAGTAG